One Thalassotalea atypica DNA window includes the following coding sequences:
- a CDS encoding spondin domain-containing protein produces the protein MLIQKSFLIKLTIASAMLTLLTGCPFDDDDDNDTPVVVMPPPAPTPDPEYTYEVTVENLTYAQPMSPVAAILHLENKLWEVGMAASNELEVLAEGGDNSGFIGQDVAIASSSSDGILMPGMTTTVTVTTTDMMANNITVATMLVNTNDAFSGLTGVDLSSLAVEESKSWTLGTYDAGTELNSEAAGTIPGPADGGTGYDEMRDDINNVVAMHSGVVSMDDGLTSSVLTQAHRFDNPTLKLTITRTQ, from the coding sequence ATGCTGATACAAAAATCTTTTCTAATAAAACTGACCATAGCTTCAGCTATGTTAACACTACTCACCGGTTGTCCGTTCGATGACGACGATGATAACGATACACCTGTTGTTGTTATGCCGCCGCCAGCACCGACGCCAGATCCAGAATATACCTACGAGGTCACGGTTGAAAATTTAACTTACGCGCAGCCTATGTCGCCCGTTGCTGCTATTTTGCACCTTGAAAATAAGCTCTGGGAAGTAGGTATGGCTGCATCCAATGAACTAGAAGTATTGGCTGAAGGTGGTGATAACTCTGGCTTTATTGGCCAAGATGTAGCTATAGCGTCAAGCAGCAGCGATGGCATTTTGATGCCCGGTATGACCACCACAGTCACTGTTACAACTACGGATATGATGGCAAATAATATTACCGTTGCGACAATGTTGGTGAATACAAATGATGCTTTCTCAGGTCTAACTGGAGTAGATCTGTCTTCTTTAGCCGTTGAAGAGTCAAAATCATGGACATTAGGCACGTACGACGCAGGCACTGAACTTAACTCAGAGGCTGCTGGCACTATTCCGGGACCAGCCGATGGTGGTACCGGATACGATGAAATGCGTGACGACATTAATAATGTTGTAGCCATGCATTCAGGTGTAGTGAGTATGGATGACGGTCTGACAAGTTCGGTATTAACTCAAGCCCATCGCTTTGATAATCCGACCTTGAAACTGACAATAACGCGAACACAGTAA
- a CDS encoding spondin domain-containing protein: MYKSKSFLLTSLLIATSGFSQAADLEITITNLTQGTYFTPVITAAHASDLSMFTLGQAASAELQMMAEGGDISGLSSVLINANADVIENPAAGLLGPAASTTYMMTNADSNTHLSMTTMILPTNDGFVGLNSWEIPEEAGTYTVYLNAYDAGTEANNEVVNGGGAPGILGIPAAPGGLAGTGGTGVTDMEENTNIHIHRGNLGDDDLAGGKSDINNTVHRWLNPVAKMTIVVQ, encoded by the coding sequence ATGTATAAATCAAAGTCATTTTTGCTCACCAGCCTGTTGATCGCGACATCTGGTTTTAGCCAAGCAGCAGATTTAGAAATTACGATCACCAACTTAACCCAAGGGACCTATTTTACGCCAGTTATTACCGCGGCACATGCAAGCGATCTGTCCATGTTTACCCTCGGACAAGCAGCATCTGCTGAATTGCAAATGATGGCAGAAGGTGGTGATATTTCTGGGCTTTCCTCAGTGTTAATCAATGCCAATGCTGATGTTATTGAAAATCCAGCTGCAGGTTTGCTTGGACCTGCTGCATCAACAACCTACATGATGACCAATGCGGACAGCAATACGCACTTGTCAATGACAACAATGATTTTACCGACCAATGATGGTTTTGTTGGTTTGAATAGCTGGGAAATCCCGGAAGAAGCAGGAACTTATACTGTTTATCTCAACGCCTATGATGCAGGTACGGAAGCAAATAATGAAGTGGTTAATGGCGGCGGAGCACCTGGTATATTAGGTATTCCAGCAGCACCTGGCGGTTTGGCCGGCACAGGTGGCACAGGAGTCACCGATATGGAAGAAAACACCAATATTCATATTCACCGAGGTAACTTAGGGGATGACGATTTAGCCGGCGGCAAAAGTGACATCAACAATACTGTTCATCGTTGGTTAAACCCTGTCGCTAAAATGACAATCGTTGTTCAATAG
- a CDS encoding sensor histidine kinase, whose translation MALQQTSIFSFFSLYPMSLYKRLALSMTLVFALILYVIYNWSSSLAQYATVQAEQKLHTELAQHLADDNPLLQDGVYDKKALENLFHTLMLLGPAFEFYYLDPAGKILTYSADANKIRRQSVDLSPIHQFIAQPTSLPIFGQDPRDSTREKIFSAAPIYQDKALQGYLYVIIGGEIYDSIFSAAKQDQALFRQIIWVGISLILLLVMILVLFRYFTSPLRTLAKDMEAIKAANFDQETVSLTRWQPDDNNEVAQLGCAFLSMVEQINQQIEQLNHNDKIRRELLAHLSHDLRTPLSAMQGYIEILSLKNDSLTLTEREQYITTVMRNAEQLKLLIDQIFELAHLEDGQVSVHFETFPIGELVHDIIAKFSVKAQQANIELCLLPQNLQHVIYSDIAKLERILSNLIENALRHTPTNGKIVLAIVLIGDRLSISVTDTGSGINDSELAYIFDARYRASNAKGEKNKHAGLGLAISKKLSQILNSELTVESKLGQGCKFSLSMAANK comes from the coding sequence ATGGCATTACAACAAACGTCAATCTTTTCATTTTTTTCGCTGTATCCAATGTCACTGTATAAAAGATTAGCATTGAGCATGACACTTGTTTTTGCTTTGATACTTTACGTGATTTACAACTGGAGTAGCTCGCTAGCGCAATACGCTACAGTGCAAGCAGAGCAAAAATTACATACTGAATTAGCACAGCATTTGGCCGATGATAACCCCTTATTACAAGACGGTGTTTATGATAAGAAAGCTTTGGAGAATTTGTTTCATACTTTGATGTTGCTTGGTCCTGCCTTTGAATTCTATTACTTAGACCCGGCAGGCAAAATTTTAACTTATTCTGCTGATGCCAACAAAATTAGAAGGCAATCGGTAGATTTATCGCCTATCCATCAATTTATCGCGCAACCCACCAGTCTACCAATATTCGGCCAAGACCCTCGTGACAGCACACGTGAAAAAATATTTTCGGCGGCGCCGATATATCAAGACAAAGCATTACAAGGTTACTTGTATGTGATCATTGGTGGTGAAATTTATGACTCTATCTTTAGTGCTGCAAAACAAGATCAAGCCCTTTTTCGCCAAATTATCTGGGTTGGAATTAGCCTAATCTTATTGTTGGTGATGATTTTGGTCCTGTTCCGCTACTTCACCTCGCCGCTTCGTACATTGGCAAAAGATATGGAAGCGATCAAAGCAGCAAATTTCGACCAAGAAACCGTATCATTAACAAGATGGCAGCCAGATGATAACAATGAAGTCGCTCAACTTGGCTGTGCTTTTCTTTCCATGGTTGAACAAATAAACCAACAAATAGAACAACTGAATCATAATGACAAAATTCGTCGAGAATTGCTCGCCCACCTCTCTCATGATTTACGTACACCACTGTCTGCCATGCAGGGCTATATTGAAATATTATCACTCAAGAATGATTCGCTAACATTGACTGAACGCGAGCAATACATTACGACGGTGATGAGAAATGCTGAACAACTGAAATTACTTATCGATCAAATATTTGAACTGGCACACTTAGAAGACGGCCAAGTGTCAGTGCACTTTGAAACATTTCCCATTGGCGAACTCGTACATGACATAATTGCGAAGTTTTCCGTAAAAGCGCAACAAGCCAATATCGAACTGTGCCTGTTGCCACAGAACTTACAGCACGTTATTTATTCTGATATCGCCAAGTTAGAGCGCATTTTGTCTAACCTCATTGAAAACGCCTTAAGGCATACGCCAACCAATGGAAAAATTGTATTAGCCATTGTCCTCATTGGAGATCGTCTGTCTATTTCAGTGACTGATACGGGTAGCGGTATTAACGACAGCGAATTGGCTTACATTTTTGATGCCAGATACCGAGCTAGCAATGCCAAAGGAGAAAAAAACAAGCACGCGGGTTTAGGATTAGCAATCAGCAAAAAACTCAGCCAAATTCTCAACAGTGAACTGACCGTTGAAAGCAAACTAGGTCAAGGTTGCAAGTTCTCTTTAAGCATGGCAGCCAATAAGTAG
- a CDS encoding putative bifunctional diguanylate cyclase/phosphodiesterase, with protein sequence MKNVVISDFIALPTREIRSQWVLEQIYQKLSPTHCFIGKFVDDNTVKSSLHLKNGQVVNNISYPLEGTPCAEAKKISGVCCYPIDVQRCFPEDIDLNKLAIQGYMGIAIRSFNNEVVGLLVCLFDRELDESQLDKQWFTDVSYLLGVEISYELTSKHQSALISKLELGEELAKTCIIEWNTVTDDIIHSEQIYSVLGLTPHTLVTRKKLMSITPQRDHAYIENEINQVLVDGLSHFKFNIKVINGENGFKYVAILGRLGIDKITEAPILQMVLQDISEIYHINQALYLSNMMFEHTIEPVMITDKDNRIIQVNNAFVSCSGYSIDEVIGQYPSMLNSGEHGAEFFQDMWQVLHQEGCWHGEVYNKRKSGEIVPVAVSINEVKNESQEITNYIAVFKDISVWKETEKKLSFYANNEPITGLYNRRAFLQRLEQDSRERSLQPFTIAYIDIVRFKDLNDIYGQDICDQLLEFVGQSIKSIIEGSDLACRYGGDEFVVKLTNLNINQSEKIVRKLLDICDKPITINHLLIDIHICVGLAHYPESAKKIPDLMRAAHHAMHSVKYEELSSIGVYDAQLHQDLLRDLALREKLKLAIKQQELTVYYQPIINVRENKIEKFEALVRWQDEDYGFISPDEFIAIAEKSNLIIPLGQFVLEQSCESLAKIHSLGYGDISIAINRSINEFRYDNNQVEAISTAAAKHGLSHQHIIIEVTESVAMSSNLHAKNVLNELRAHHFKVSLDDFCTGYSSLSNLMDYSADILKIDRTFIRKLLTEDKNQILTNTLIELAHKLGMSVVAEGVEEQEQLDLLRKLNCDYIQGYFYSPAIPIEQCLDLLSYFDKNTRQQLTV encoded by the coding sequence ATGAAAAACGTTGTTATTTCGGATTTCATAGCTTTACCGACACGAGAAATTCGTAGTCAGTGGGTGTTGGAACAAATTTATCAAAAACTTAGCCCTACACATTGTTTTATCGGTAAATTTGTTGATGACAACACAGTCAAAAGTTCCTTGCACCTAAAGAACGGACAAGTCGTCAATAATATCTCCTATCCCCTAGAAGGAACGCCTTGCGCTGAGGCGAAGAAGATCTCCGGCGTTTGTTGTTACCCCATTGATGTACAACGCTGCTTTCCAGAAGATATTGACCTGAATAAGCTTGCTATTCAGGGGTATATGGGGATTGCCATTCGGTCATTTAATAACGAAGTTGTAGGTTTGCTCGTTTGTTTGTTTGATCGGGAGTTGGATGAAAGCCAATTAGATAAACAATGGTTTACTGATGTTTCCTACTTACTGGGCGTAGAGATAAGTTATGAGTTAACAAGCAAACATCAAAGTGCCTTGATTTCAAAACTGGAATTAGGTGAAGAGCTGGCAAAAACTTGCATTATTGAGTGGAATACTGTCACTGATGATATTATCCACAGCGAGCAAATTTATAGTGTTTTAGGGCTTACGCCACATACGCTTGTAACTCGAAAAAAATTGATGTCAATTACCCCTCAGCGTGATCATGCATACATTGAGAACGAAATTAATCAGGTACTTGTAGATGGTTTAAGCCACTTTAAATTTAATATCAAAGTTATAAACGGCGAAAATGGGTTTAAGTATGTGGCTATATTGGGAAGGTTGGGTATTGATAAAATAACTGAGGCGCCTATTTTACAAATGGTGTTGCAGGATATTTCTGAGATCTACCATATAAATCAAGCACTCTACCTGTCCAATATGATGTTTGAACACACCATCGAACCGGTCATGATTACCGACAAGGATAATAGAATTATTCAAGTCAATAATGCCTTTGTATCTTGCTCAGGTTATTCCATTGATGAAGTCATTGGACAATACCCTTCCATGTTAAATTCTGGCGAACATGGTGCTGAGTTTTTCCAAGATATGTGGCAAGTATTACATCAAGAAGGTTGTTGGCACGGCGAAGTTTATAATAAGCGAAAAAGTGGCGAGATTGTTCCTGTTGCCGTGTCTATCAATGAAGTAAAAAACGAAAGCCAAGAAATCACCAATTATATTGCAGTGTTCAAAGATATTTCCGTATGGAAAGAAACAGAAAAAAAGCTCTCTTTTTATGCCAACAATGAACCTATCACCGGTTTATATAACCGTAGAGCGTTTTTACAACGACTAGAACAAGACTCCAGAGAAAGGAGCCTACAGCCCTTTACTATAGCCTATATCGATATTGTTCGGTTTAAAGACCTCAATGATATTTACGGGCAGGATATTTGCGACCAACTACTTGAATTTGTTGGACAGAGCATAAAAAGCATTATCGAGGGGAGTGATTTAGCATGCCGATACGGAGGCGATGAATTTGTTGTTAAACTAACTAATTTGAATATCAACCAAAGTGAAAAAATTGTCCGTAAACTCCTAGATATCTGTGATAAACCAATAACGATTAATCACCTATTAATTGACATTCATATTTGTGTTGGCTTAGCTCATTACCCTGAAAGCGCAAAAAAAATACCTGATTTGATGCGTGCTGCTCACCACGCGATGCACTCGGTCAAATATGAAGAACTCTCTAGCATTGGCGTTTATGACGCTCAATTGCACCAAGATTTGTTACGAGATTTGGCACTACGGGAAAAACTAAAATTAGCCATTAAGCAGCAAGAATTGACGGTTTATTATCAACCGATAATTAATGTTAGAGAAAATAAAATTGAAAAATTTGAAGCACTTGTACGCTGGCAAGATGAAGACTATGGCTTTATTTCGCCGGATGAGTTTATTGCGATAGCGGAAAAATCGAACCTAATTATACCATTAGGGCAGTTTGTTTTAGAGCAATCTTGTGAGAGCCTCGCCAAAATACATTCACTTGGCTATGGAGATATCTCCATTGCCATCAATCGATCGATCAATGAATTTCGGTATGATAATAATCAAGTTGAGGCAATTTCGACTGCGGCAGCAAAACACGGATTATCGCATCAACATATTATTATTGAAGTTACAGAATCTGTGGCCATGTCTTCGAATTTGCATGCCAAAAATGTACTAAATGAACTCAGAGCTCATCACTTTAAAGTGTCATTAGACGATTTTTGCACAGGCTATTCCTCGTTAAGTAATTTGATGGATTATTCTGCCGATATTTTGAAAATAGATCGCACTTTTATTAGAAAATTACTGACTGAAGATAAAAACCAAATACTAACGAATACGTTAATCGAACTGGCCCATAAGCTTGGAATGTCTGTTGTTGCGGAAGGTGTGGAAGAGCAAGAACAGCTTGATTTGTTGCGCAAACTAAATTGTGACTATATCCAAGGCTACTTTTATAGCCCAGCGATACCCATTGAACAATGTTTAGACTTATTGTCTTACTTTGACAAAAATACACGCCAGCAACTGACTGTATAG
- a CDS encoding response regulator transcription factor — MTDKILIIEDERDIALLIQTHMSELGLQSDICGNGQSGLDRATENDYQLVMLDIMLPDISGLDVCRQLRERKPLQAMMMLTSRSSETDRVLGLELGADDYLTKPFSVRELQARVRSQLRRVHCFEVLEQSMKTPQDAVICVGKLMVDDRCHKVTYDNSNIELTSTEFELLSFLGKHPDQVFSRTQLLDSVWGYHHSGYEHTVNSHINRLRNKLEHDVTSPQIIQTVWGVGYKLSSAGVA; from the coding sequence ATGACTGATAAAATTTTGATCATTGAAGATGAACGCGATATCGCCTTACTTATTCAAACACATATGTCTGAATTAGGCTTGCAATCTGATATTTGCGGTAACGGGCAATCTGGACTCGATCGTGCCACTGAGAATGATTACCAATTGGTAATGCTAGATATCATGTTACCTGATATTAGTGGATTGGACGTATGTCGGCAATTACGCGAGAGAAAGCCGTTACAAGCAATGATGATGCTAACCTCACGCAGCAGTGAAACCGATCGTGTATTGGGATTGGAACTTGGTGCAGACGACTACCTAACCAAACCTTTTAGTGTTCGGGAACTGCAAGCAAGAGTGCGCTCACAATTGCGACGAGTACATTGTTTTGAAGTACTAGAGCAAAGTATGAAAACACCCCAAGACGCGGTAATTTGTGTCGGTAAGCTGATGGTCGATGACCGTTGCCATAAAGTGACCTACGACAACAGCAATATTGAACTGACCTCAACAGAGTTTGAATTATTAAGCTTTTTAGGTAAGCACCCGGATCAAGTATTTTCCCGTACGCAACTACTCGATTCTGTCTGGGGCTATCACCACAGTGGTTACGAGCACACGGTCAATTCTCACATTAACCGCCTGAGAAACAAACTTGAGCATGACGTTACCAGCCCTCAGATCATTCAAACCGTTTGGGGTGTCGGGTACAAACTTAGCTCGGCAGGAGTCGCCTAA
- a CDS encoding cytochrome-c peroxidase — protein sequence MKLFKCTVIVLGCMTILGCGGGGGEGIDDDPEIRDYSAIFKSLPTTPFYPVNNKYNGAKERLGEFLFWDPILSGNYNTSCASCHHPDLGWADGRAFSIGSDGIGLGESRYGVQVTDIHAPTIMNVAYTGILNDDVASDFISGGYFWDLRAETLEEQALGPIQNPVEMLGYDISEQDILGEVVTRLKAIPAYVELFEQAFGTTDAVNSENIAKAIATFERKIMTPNTRFDQFLSGDTTALSAQEIIGLNKFIDGGCSRCHSGPMLSDNVLHEGEAIIGDTVVRSPSLRNITYTAPYMHDGSRETLIDAIAAYEDKGDIDVDIGDGDFNDIEAFLKTLSTDEFFQEKPESLPSGLTVGGDIY from the coding sequence ATGAAGTTATTCAAATGTACCGTAATCGTGTTAGGTTGCATGACGATATTAGGATGTGGAGGTGGAGGTGGTGAAGGCATCGATGATGACCCTGAAATTAGAGACTATTCCGCAATTTTTAAATCATTACCAACAACCCCATTTTACCCTGTGAATAACAAATATAATGGAGCTAAAGAAAGGTTAGGTGAGTTTCTATTCTGGGATCCGATTTTATCTGGTAATTACAACACCTCATGTGCCTCGTGCCATCATCCCGATTTAGGTTGGGCTGATGGTAGAGCATTTTCAATAGGCTCTGATGGAATAGGTCTAGGTGAATCGCGCTACGGTGTACAAGTGACTGATATTCATGCGCCGACCATAATGAATGTTGCTTATACCGGTATTCTTAATGATGATGTTGCTAGTGACTTTATCTCGGGTGGCTATTTCTGGGACTTAAGAGCTGAAACACTAGAAGAACAGGCGCTTGGGCCAATTCAAAACCCGGTGGAAATGCTTGGTTATGATATCAGTGAACAAGATATCCTTGGTGAAGTTGTCACACGACTCAAAGCGATTCCTGCCTATGTTGAGTTATTTGAACAAGCTTTTGGTACAACTGATGCAGTTAACAGCGAAAATATTGCCAAAGCAATAGCTACCTTTGAACGAAAAATTATGACACCCAATACGCGTTTTGATCAGTTTTTATCAGGTGATACCACAGCACTGTCAGCCCAAGAAATTATTGGTTTGAATAAGTTCATTGATGGCGGCTGTTCACGTTGCCACTCTGGCCCCATGTTATCTGATAATGTTTTACACGAAGGTGAGGCCATTATTGGTGACACCGTGGTGCGCTCGCCAAGTTTAAGAAATATTACATATACAGCGCCTTATATGCACGATGGCTCTCGAGAGACGTTAATAGACGCGATTGCAGCATATGAAGATAAGGGCGATATTGATGTTGATATTGGTGATGGTGACTTTAATGATATTGAAGCTTTTCTCAAAACATTAAGTACAGATGAGTTTTTCCAAGAAAAGCCAGAAAGTTTACCTAGTGGCTTAACTGTTGGCGGAGATATCTACTAG
- a CDS encoding tetratricopeptide repeat protein — MEYSSFKLQGGDTADVCCDACHGGDVNIAGRVNYAFFFLEYLPFVPLGKELVLTCNHCQHTLENKRLDVKLYKSLKRGLFKLYHILPMYTGLVLMILALCYWQYQAYQKELQTQAYITSPKVNDFYFLNYQGIAENIRPHEKYRLAKVTIVNGNEVSVVYSRYIYAKMSALKIDIKGGMVIDSRYFNRNEHKYTIPQFQAFYRKDIVTEVLRPKSNRLFGNVVVNDVSINKHYKNLADMHNDRGLAFMANSQVEGNIESAREYFSKAARLGLSKGQVNLAKSYLIENKEDNTKQALFWLDKAAHQGNQEAIKLYLSNCKSTNGCFKNEFKKNMKAAGFEVSD; from the coding sequence ATGGAATACAGTAGCTTTAAATTGCAGGGAGGTGATACGGCTGATGTTTGTTGTGACGCTTGCCATGGTGGCGATGTCAATATTGCGGGTAGAGTGAACTATGCATTTTTTTTTCTAGAATATTTACCGTTTGTGCCACTAGGAAAAGAACTCGTCTTAACCTGCAATCATTGTCAGCATACTCTTGAAAATAAACGCTTAGACGTTAAATTGTATAAGTCGTTAAAACGCGGTTTATTTAAGCTCTATCATATTTTACCTATGTATACAGGGTTGGTGTTGATGATATTGGCGCTGTGTTATTGGCAATATCAGGCCTACCAAAAAGAGCTGCAAACTCAAGCTTACATCACTTCTCCTAAAGTGAATGATTTCTATTTCTTAAATTATCAAGGTATTGCAGAAAACATCCGTCCGCATGAGAAATATAGATTAGCAAAAGTGACCATAGTTAACGGTAACGAGGTTTCTGTTGTTTATAGCCGATATATATACGCCAAAATGTCTGCGCTTAAAATTGATATTAAAGGTGGCATGGTGATTGATTCAAGATACTTTAATCGCAATGAGCACAAATATACGATACCGCAATTTCAAGCTTTTTATCGTAAAGACATCGTCACTGAAGTGTTACGCCCAAAAAGTAACAGGCTGTTTGGCAATGTGGTCGTCAATGATGTTTCAATTAATAAACATTACAAAAATTTAGCTGATATGCACAACGATAGAGGACTTGCTTTTATGGCAAATTCACAAGTTGAAGGCAATATTGAAAGTGCACGAGAGTACTTTAGTAAGGCTGCACGCCTTGGTTTGTCAAAGGGGCAAGTGAATCTGGCAAAGTCATACTTAATTGAAAATAAAGAAGACAATACTAAGCAAGCGCTCTTTTGGCTTGATAAAGCCGCTCACCAAGGTAATCAAGAAGCAATAAAGCTGTACTTAAGTAACTGTAAAAGCACTAATGGTTGCTTTAAAAATGAATTCAAAAAGAATATGAAAGCGGCGGGCTTTGAGGTCAGTGATTAA
- a CDS encoding LysR family transcriptional regulator, with protein MDLKTLKYFVAVYETKSFSSAAKQCFIAQPSISAAIAQLESQLNVKLFSRHARGVVATEQGEKLFPLAMQLIGQADAIKQSFSTVSKKQEFKLGVTKGLGVKRMSLLLKDFTASQPHTALTLVPPNEKNNAKIVTKEELNPEDKYLPFWQEDYLLAMPHHHVLSLKEQIQLSDFENLAMIKRTPCHAWRSLEDTLAIAGFSLDIRASIQTIDYALGLVSADLGCALVPAYSEVLEHPNIIFRPIEDVQLRREIVLAYQEESPALETLKMLVDNYKE; from the coding sequence ATGGATTTGAAAACATTAAAATATTTTGTTGCCGTATATGAAACTAAAAGTTTTAGCAGTGCCGCTAAACAGTGCTTTATTGCCCAACCTTCGATATCTGCCGCTATTGCCCAGCTTGAATCCCAACTCAATGTAAAACTGTTCTCTCGCCATGCCCGAGGAGTTGTGGCAACAGAGCAAGGTGAAAAGCTGTTTCCCTTAGCAATGCAGCTTATTGGGCAGGCTGACGCGATCAAGCAAAGTTTTAGCACGGTGAGTAAAAAGCAAGAATTCAAACTTGGTGTCACCAAAGGGCTTGGTGTTAAGCGAATGAGTTTACTGCTCAAAGACTTTACCGCATCTCAACCGCACACAGCATTAACCTTAGTCCCGCCAAATGAAAAAAATAACGCTAAAATAGTGACCAAGGAAGAGCTCAATCCCGAAGATAAATATCTACCTTTTTGGCAAGAAGATTACCTGCTCGCGATGCCGCATCACCATGTACTGTCACTCAAGGAACAAATACAGCTCAGTGACTTTGAAAACCTTGCAATGATTAAGCGGACCCCTTGCCATGCTTGGCGTTCTTTAGAGGATACATTAGCCATTGCGGGCTTTAGTTTAGATATTCGCGCTAGCATTCAAACCATAGATTATGCACTTGGGTTAGTAAGTGCTGACCTAGGCTGTGCACTAGTCCCAGCTTATTCAGAAGTATTGGAGCATCCAAACATTATCTTTAGACCGATTGAAGATGTGCAGTTACGAAGGGAAATAGTGTTAGCCTATCAAGAAGAAAGTCCGGCATTGGAAACATTAAAAATGCTGGTTGATAATTACAAAGAGTAG
- a CDS encoding CDP-glycerol glycerophosphotransferase family protein produces MKKNYLFYISENYSFQILRPLQKEILARGDEVKWYVAGSKVNVDYFNKDESVVGSIEDCVDYNPVAVFVPGNMVPSFIPGIKVSVFHGFVGWKTRQKDNVNYHFIIRDCFDLYCTHGPTSTAPFKQLEHKHKNFSVVETGWCKMDPYFKETPKQRAEKKKKIVLFSSTFSPRLTQAPALKEKIMALSEQGKYHWLITFHPKMSAEIVESYKAIQHDNLTFIETDNLVPYMQQADVMLGDYSSMITDFLVLGKPAVTFNNDGFITGLKNVESIDELESAIDDALTYPDEMMNVINRYASAAHPYRDGQSSSRVLEAVDSFLNYNPVSKRKPLNLIRNLKARKSLNYWRL; encoded by the coding sequence ATGAAGAAAAATTACTTATTCTATATTTCTGAAAACTATTCTTTTCAAATTTTGCGCCCTTTGCAAAAAGAAATTTTAGCAAGAGGTGATGAAGTGAAGTGGTATGTTGCCGGTAGTAAGGTTAACGTAGACTACTTCAATAAGGATGAATCTGTGGTAGGCAGTATAGAGGATTGTGTCGACTATAATCCCGTTGCCGTTTTTGTTCCCGGAAATATGGTGCCTAGCTTTATTCCTGGCATAAAGGTCAGCGTGTTTCATGGTTTTGTTGGTTGGAAAACCAGACAAAAAGACAATGTAAATTACCATTTTATTATACGAGATTGCTTCGATTTGTATTGTACTCATGGGCCAACATCAACAGCACCTTTTAAACAACTTGAACATAAGCACAAGAACTTTTCGGTTGTTGAAACCGGCTGGTGCAAGATGGATCCTTATTTTAAAGAGACGCCAAAACAACGTGCCGAGAAAAAGAAGAAAATAGTGTTGTTTAGTTCAACGTTTTCCCCTCGGTTAACACAAGCGCCGGCGCTAAAAGAAAAGATTATGGCGTTATCTGAGCAAGGAAAATACCATTGGCTGATCACATTTCATCCTAAAATGTCGGCTGAAATTGTTGAGTCTTATAAAGCCATTCAGCACGACAACCTGACATTCATTGAAACGGATAACCTTGTTCCTTACATGCAACAAGCGGATGTTATGTTAGGCGACTATTCTTCAATGATCACTGACTTCCTCGTCCTTGGAAAGCCCGCCGTCACTTTTAACAATGACGGTTTTATCACGGGATTAAAAAATGTGGAGTCCATCGATGAGTTAGAATCAGCAATAGATGACGCATTAACTTATCCTGATGAGATGATGAACGTTATTAACCGTTATGCAAGCGCAGCACATCCTTATCGTGATGGGCAATCAAGCAGCAGAGTGCTTGAAGCAGTAGATAGCTTTCTAAATTATAACCCTGTTTCAAAAAGAAAGCCGCTCAATCTAATTCGCAATCTAAAAGCACGAAAGTCATTGAACTATTGGCGATTATAG